The following proteins are co-located in the Gorilla gorilla gorilla isolate KB3781 chromosome 18, NHGRI_mGorGor1-v2.1_pri, whole genome shotgun sequence genome:
- the LOC101149482 gene encoding E3 ubiquitin-protein ligase HERC2-like: MGVSNQGCSRNARHQKARSMPLQDQHLALAILLELVVQRGTLSQMLSAILLLLQLWDSRAQETDDERSAQGTSTLPLPLLRRFQSIICSKDTPPSEGDMHLLSGPLSPNESFLRYLTLHKTTSLPLICNKRRLLSWPI, translated from the exons ATGGGAGTAAGCAACCAG GGATGTTCACGGAACGCCAGGCACCAAAAGGCCAGAAGCATGCCCCTGCAGGACCAGCACTTGGCCCTGGCCATCCTGCTGGAGCTGGTTGTGCAGAGAGGCACGCTGAG CCAAATGTTGTCTGCCATCCTGTTGTTGCTTCAGCTGTGGGACAGCAGGGCACAGGAAACTGACGATGAGCGTTCTGCCCAGGGCACCAGCACCTTGCCTTTGCCCTTGCTGCGAAGGTTCCAGAGCATCATTTGCAGTAAGGATACGCCCCCCTCCGAGGGCGACATGCAC CTTTTGTCTGGCCCTCTGAGCCCCAATGAGAGTTTCCTGAGGTACCTCACCCTCCACAAGACAACGAGCTTGCCATTGATCTGCAACAAACGGCGGTTGTTGTCATGGCCCATTTAG